One Gloeothece verrucosa PCC 7822 DNA window includes the following coding sequences:
- a CDS encoding DUF1622 domain-containing protein: MEPLVKSLAALVHLGQTVLEFMAVLCIFSGLIVTVQLIFTLLNRNHAFPFLEIRVRFGTWLVLALEFQLGSDILGTTVAPSFEDLARLAIIAVIRTFLNYFLNKELEACQVLQKRTEQLN; this comes from the coding sequence ATGGAACCATTAGTCAAAAGTTTAGCCGCTTTAGTTCATCTTGGGCAAACCGTTTTAGAATTCATGGCTGTTTTATGTATCTTTTCGGGTTTAATTGTGACAGTTCAATTAATTTTTACTCTTTTGAATCGAAACCATGCTTTTCCTTTTTTAGAGATTCGGGTACGTTTTGGGACTTGGTTAGTTTTGGCCTTGGAATTTCAACTCGGTTCTGATATTCTAGGTACTACAGTGGCCCCCTCGTTTGAAGATTTAGCCCGATTAGCCATTATCGCTGTCATTCGTACTTTTTTAAACTATTTTCTCAATAAAGAATTAGAGGCTTGCCAAGTCCTGCAAAAACGTACAGAGCAATTAAATTAA
- a CDS encoding DUF2839 domain-containing protein — MGDSKRRKEALGEKYGQEENIFPWLPITKAQAEQAYKITTTGAWVGIGVMAAVWVTVRVIGPAFGWWNVQ; from the coding sequence ATGGGAGATTCAAAGCGTCGCAAAGAAGCCCTCGGGGAAAAATATGGTCAAGAAGAAAACATCTTTCCTTGGCTACCTATCACTAAGGCCCAAGCGGAACAAGCTTATAAAATCACTACTACAGGCGCTTGGGTGGGAATTGGTGTCATGGCGGCTGTGTGGGTGACTGTTCGAGTCATCGGACCTGCCTTCGGTTGGTGGAATGTTCAGTAG
- a CDS encoding vWA domain-containing protein, whose amino-acid sequence MIADRDYTLIIDKSGSMSITDQPGGKSRWAVMQESTLALASKCQELDPDGITVYVFSGKFKRYNNITGNKVKQIFQENDPNGRTDLASVLKDALNYYFERKEEGKTKPNGETILVVTDGEPDDRKAVMKTIIEASRRIERDEELAISLIQVGTDPDATRFLKVLDDELQSAGAKFDIVDTITMEDMEDLTLAEVLLNAIAD is encoded by the coding sequence ATGATTGCAGATAGAGACTACACCCTAATTATTGACAAAAGCGGCAGTATGTCCATCACCGATCAACCGGGAGGTAAAAGTCGCTGGGCCGTCATGCAAGAGTCGACCCTCGCTTTAGCCAGTAAGTGTCAAGAATTAGACCCCGACGGCATTACGGTTTATGTGTTTTCCGGCAAATTTAAACGCTACAACAATATTACAGGCAATAAAGTTAAACAAATCTTCCAAGAAAATGACCCCAATGGACGCACGGATTTGGCGTCGGTGTTAAAAGATGCGCTAAATTATTATTTTGAACGTAAAGAAGAGGGAAAAACTAAACCCAATGGTGAAACGATTCTTGTAGTTACCGATGGGGAACCCGATGACCGCAAAGCCGTCATGAAAACCATTATAGAAGCGAGTCGCCGCATCGAACGCGATGAAGAATTAGCGATATCTCTGATTCAAGTGGGAACAGACCCCGATGCAACCCGTTTTTTAAAGGTCTTAGATGATGAATTGCAGAGTGCCGGGGCGAAGTTTGATATCGTAGATACTATTACTATGGAAGATATGGAAGATTTGACCCTTGCTGAAGTTCTACTGAATGCTATTGCGGATTAA
- a CDS encoding NAD(P)H-quinone oxidoreductase subunit N, protein MPLLTTGKPFIRALEKSGALGVYVPLEGGFEGRYQRRLRASGYTIVNITARGLGDVSSYLTGVHGVRPPHLGKKNIGQEAAVGPVYFVPPIATYQLENLPPKSKGLVLWILEGVILSRAEIEYLTYLPKQEPRIKIVVEMGGERYFRFSPLEQTVQAA, encoded by the coding sequence ATGCCACTTCTGACCACAGGAAAACCATTCATCCGTGCATTAGAAAAATCAGGCGCATTAGGGGTATATGTCCCCTTAGAAGGCGGGTTTGAGGGACGTTATCAGCGCCGCTTACGCGCGTCGGGTTATACGATCGTCAATATCACCGCTAGAGGACTCGGGGATGTCAGTTCGTATTTAACGGGGGTTCACGGTGTCCGGCCTCCCCATCTCGGCAAAAAAAATATCGGTCAAGAAGCGGCAGTGGGACCCGTTTATTTTGTTCCTCCTATCGCTACTTACCAACTGGAAAACCTTCCGCCAAAATCTAAAGGGTTAGTGTTGTGGATACTCGAAGGCGTTATCCTCTCTCGCGCCGAAATAGAATATCTCACCTATTTACCCAAACAAGAACCCCGCATTAAAATTGTTGTCGAAATGGGAGGAGAAAGATACTTCCGCTTTTCACCATTAGAACAAACCGTCCAAGCGGCATAA
- the nfi gene encoding deoxyribonuclease V (cleaves DNA at apurinic or apyrimidinic sites), which translates to MSKLKIPSLSTWPTTLEEATLIQTKLRNQVITEDRLGDIHYVAGVDVGFKDNYTITQAAVAVLSFPDLQLVDSAITTLPTCFPYIPGFLSFREIPGILQALEKLTITPDLIICDGQGIAHPRRFGIACHLGVLIDVPTIGVAKSILVGKHTELPPEKGQWVELKDRGEIIGAVVRSRTNVKPLYVSVGHRISLATARDYVFKCLTKYRLPETTRLADKLSRVIVNNPLFEQ; encoded by the coding sequence GTGTCAAAACTAAAAATACCTTCCCTTTCAACTTGGCCAACAACCCTTGAAGAAGCAACCTTAATCCAAACAAAACTCCGCAATCAAGTCATTACAGAAGATAGATTAGGAGATATTCATTATGTTGCTGGTGTAGATGTGGGGTTTAAAGATAATTACACTATAACTCAGGCGGCTGTAGCGGTATTAAGTTTCCCAGATTTACAATTAGTCGACAGTGCGATCACAACCCTTCCCACTTGTTTTCCTTATATTCCAGGTTTTCTCTCGTTTCGGGAAATTCCCGGCATCCTTCAAGCCTTAGAAAAACTGACCATTACGCCTGATTTAATTATATGTGATGGTCAAGGAATAGCTCATCCTCGCCGCTTTGGAATTGCCTGTCATTTAGGGGTACTCATCGATGTACCTACTATCGGGGTAGCCAAATCAATCTTAGTGGGAAAACATACAGAATTACCCCCAGAAAAAGGGCAGTGGGTAGAGTTAAAAGATCGCGGTGAAATCATTGGCGCTGTGGTGCGTTCGCGCACTAATGTTAAACCTTTATATGTATCTGTCGGACATCGGATCAGCCTTGCTACTGCCCGAGATTATGTGTTTAAATGTCTGACGAAATATCGCTTACCAGAAACTACTCGTTTAGCCGATAAATTGAGTAGAGTAATAGTGAATAATCCTTTGTTTGAGCAATAA
- a CDS encoding AAA family ATPase: MLTQIELQGYKSVKHLSLELDKINILIGANGAGKSNFISFFKLLRWMMQSPGQLQFYISQSGGANALLFDGVAVTPQLEAFLRFQTDRGNNDYSIRLFHAAADTLIFADEKYRFSDSTFPNEAPWKYLDAGHRESKLIDLAEQGDLTARTIRSLIQKDCVVYQFHNTSETAKIRHKWNIDGSRYLREDGANLAAFLLRLREHEPKAYHRIVETLRQIAPFFADFVLENVYNSVLLQWREEKSDRIFSSYQASDGTLRTMALIALLLQPKEDLPDVIILDEPELGLHPFAINIIAGLIQSISLHTQVILATQSAMLIDYFEPEDIIVVERKNRESIFHRLNSQELKEWLERYSISELWDKNVIGGRPSK; this comes from the coding sequence ATGCTTACCCAAATCGAATTACAAGGCTATAAATCTGTTAAACATCTGAGTTTAGAATTAGATAAAATCAATATTTTGATTGGAGCGAATGGAGCCGGAAAATCGAATTTTATCTCTTTTTTTAAGTTGTTAAGATGGATGATGCAATCTCCCGGTCAACTTCAGTTTTATATTAGTCAATCTGGAGGAGCAAACGCACTTCTTTTTGATGGGGTAGCTGTCACTCCTCAGCTAGAAGCTTTTTTAAGGTTTCAAACGGATAGAGGCAACAATGATTATAGTATCAGACTATTTCATGCTGCCGCCGATACTTTAATATTTGCGGATGAAAAATATCGGTTTTCTGATTCTACCTTTCCTAATGAAGCTCCTTGGAAATATCTTGATGCTGGTCATCGAGAATCAAAATTAATAGATTTAGCTGAACAAGGAGACCTTACAGCTAGAACGATTCGGAGTTTGATTCAAAAAGACTGTGTGGTTTATCAATTTCATAATACCTCAGAAACAGCTAAAATTAGACACAAATGGAATATTGATGGTAGCCGATATCTTAGAGAAGATGGCGCGAATTTAGCTGCTTTTCTCTTAAGACTTCGGGAGCATGAGCCTAAAGCTTATCATAGAATTGTAGAAACCTTGAGACAAATTGCTCCTTTTTTTGCTGATTTTGTCCTTGAAAATGTTTATAATAGTGTACTTTTACAGTGGCGCGAAGAGAAAAGTGACCGAATTTTTAGTTCCTATCAAGCCTCAGATGGAACTTTAAGAACAATGGCTTTAATTGCTTTGTTATTACAACCAAAAGAAGACCTGCCGGATGTCATTATTTTAGATGAGCCGGAACTTGGTTTACACCCTTTTGCTATTAATATTATTGCTGGTTTAATTCAAAGTATTTCTCTTCATACTCAGGTGATTTTGGCAACTCAGTCAGCTATGCTGATTGATTATTTTGAACCAGAAGATATTATTGTTGTTGAAAGAAAAAATAGAGAATCAATATTTCATAGGCTAAATTCTCAAGAATTAAAAGAGTGGTTAGAGCGATATTCAATATCAGAACTTTGGGATAAAAATGTGATTGGAGGAAGGCCGAGTAAATGA
- a CDS encoding salt stress protein, Slr1339 family yields the protein MDEIDALLSELEAEYRQPLPQKSAPNKSSGPLTSPSSKTASPLDDLLAQVKEEVAHGKPPKSSNASSSSKNQPLLNQSREALKNNLIQELHKEDHTDQAACFKSPASIRSGGNSPQNDLLQDLQKEFQEQEKLLAQRQQQEQLEKQRLQEQREQRKKLALTRQATEWLNKLDRKSEEGRWFEEFSYSYDSKLQAAIHYLEALRESGG from the coding sequence ATGGATGAGATAGACGCTCTTTTATCGGAACTGGAGGCGGAATATCGTCAACCCCTACCCCAAAAATCCGCACCTAATAAGAGTTCGGGTCCCCTAACTTCCCCCTCTTCAAAAACCGCTTCTCCTCTAGATGATCTGTTGGCACAAGTTAAAGAGGAAGTGGCGCATGGCAAGCCGCCAAAAAGTTCTAACGCCTCATCTTCGTCTAAAAATCAACCGTTACTGAATCAGTCTCGAGAGGCTTTAAAAAATAACTTAATACAAGAATTACATAAAGAAGACCACACAGATCAAGCGGCTTGTTTTAAGTCACCCGCGAGTATTCGTTCTGGGGGCAACTCTCCTCAAAATGATTTACTACAAGATTTACAAAAAGAGTTCCAAGAACAAGAAAAACTCCTGGCACAGCGCCAACAGCAAGAACAACTGGAAAAACAACGATTACAAGAACAACGAGAACAACGCAAAAAACTCGCTTTAACCCGTCAAGCCACCGAATGGTTAAATAAACTAGACCGCAAATCTGAAGAGGGGCGCTGGTTTGAAGAGTTTTCTTACTCCTATGACTCGAAATTACAAGCGGCTATTCATTATCTCGAAGCCTTGCGAGAAAGTGGCGGCTAA
- a CDS encoding DUF29 domain-containing protein, translating into MTNTLYDQDFNQWRETTIQQIREGQFNQVDWEHLLQELEDLGRSEKRAFISNLMVLITHLLKLKIQADAPDTMKGSWYDSAAEHRTRVKKDLAENPSYKNYLPEAVNEAYKDARKLAIKQSKLAKLGVRKPAESEYPTECPFSLEQILDDDYYGDR; encoded by the coding sequence ATGACAAATACCCTTTATGACCAAGACTTTAACCAGTGGCGAGAAACCACTATTCAACAAATCCGAGAAGGTCAATTTAATCAAGTTGACTGGGAGCATTTACTGCAAGAATTAGAAGATCTGGGACGATCAGAAAAACGGGCTTTTATTAGTAATTTAATGGTATTAATTACCCATTTACTGAAATTAAAAATACAAGCTGATGCCCCTGATACCATGAAAGGCAGTTGGTATGATTCGGCGGCTGAACATCGAACCCGAGTTAAAAAAGACCTTGCGGAAAATCCTTCTTATAAAAACTATTTACCTGAAGCGGTAAACGAGGCTTATAAAGATGCGCGAAAACTGGCTATAAAACAAAGTAAACTAGCAAAATTAGGAGTCCGAAAACCTGCTGAATCAGAATATCCAACGGAGTGTCCTTTTAGCTTAGAACAAATTTTAGATGATGATTATTATGGAGATCGCTAA
- a CDS encoding DUF4276 family protein has product MIRLHIIAEGQTEETFVNNILCEHLGSFNISTDVRCVETGRRQNKIYRGGLLDYEKAKKDLELWLKHDQKTDARFTTMFDLYALPDNFPKFEEAKKNRDPYQRIKELESAFKEEIADSRFIPYIQLHEFEALIFSDPSKISIEFIEEEYQKPIDKLIDLSNSVDSPELINDGEETAPSKRIIQLIPAYEGAKVSAAYNIVKEIGLPVIRDKCPHFNEWLTTLENLS; this is encoded by the coding sequence ATGATTCGACTACATATTATTGCTGAAGGACAGACAGAAGAAACTTTTGTTAATAATATTTTGTGTGAGCATTTAGGAAGTTTTAATATTTCCACTGATGTTCGTTGTGTGGAAACTGGTCGTCGTCAAAATAAAATATATAGAGGCGGATTGTTAGATTATGAAAAAGCTAAAAAAGATCTTGAACTATGGCTGAAACACGATCAGAAAACAGATGCCCGTTTTACAACGATGTTTGATCTATATGCTTTACCTGATAATTTTCCCAAATTTGAGGAAGCTAAAAAAAATAGAGATCCTTATCAAAGGATAAAAGAATTAGAAAGTGCTTTTAAAGAAGAGATAGCAGACTCAAGATTTATTCCCTATATTCAACTTCATGAATTTGAAGCATTGATTTTTTCAGACCCTTCTAAAATAAGTATTGAGTTTATTGAAGAAGAATATCAAAAACCTATTGATAAGTTAATTGATTTATCTAATTCTGTTGACTCTCCTGAATTAATTAATGATGGAGAAGAAACCGCCCCTTCAAAAAGAATTATTCAACTCATACCAGCTTATGAAGGCGCTAAAGTTTCAGCCGCTTACAATATAGTTAAAGAGATTGGTTTACCGGTTATACGAGATAAATGTCCTCATTTTAATGAATGGTTAACCACACTAGAAAACTTAAGTTAA
- a CDS encoding vWA domain-containing protein produces MLGDRDYTLIIDKSGSMSIKDQNGGRSRWSVMQESTLALAGKCEDLDPDGITVYVFSGRFKRYDNVTANKVQQVFQENEPNGRTDLAAVLNDALQNYFQRKKAGETKTNGETILVVTDGEPDDRKAVMKTIIEATRYMDKDEELAISFIQVGNDAQATQFLKALDDGLQSAGAKFDIVDTVTIDDMEDLTLTEVLLNAIND; encoded by the coding sequence ATGCTAGGCGATCGAGACTATACCCTAATTATTGATAAAAGCGGCAGTATGTCCATTAAAGATCAAAACGGAGGGCGCAGTCGTTGGTCAGTCATGCAGGAGTCTACCCTCGCTTTAGCGGGTAAATGTGAAGACTTAGATCCGGATGGCATTACGGTTTATGTGTTTTCGGGTCGATTCAAGCGCTATGATAACGTTACCGCTAATAAAGTCCAACAAGTGTTTCAAGAAAATGAACCCAATGGACGCACCGATTTAGCCGCCGTTTTAAATGATGCCCTACAGAATTATTTTCAGCGTAAAAAAGCCGGAGAAACCAAAACCAACGGAGAAACGATTCTAGTGGTTACCGATGGGGAACCGGATGACCGCAAAGCGGTTATGAAAACCATTATCGAAGCTACCCGCTATATGGATAAAGATGAAGAATTAGCCATCTCTTTTATCCAAGTAGGCAATGATGCACAAGCTACCCAGTTTTTGAAAGCTTTAGATGACGGGTTGCAAAGTGCCGGCGCAAAATTTGATATCGTCGATACGGTCACCATTGATGATATGGAAGATTTAACTTTAACTGAGGTGCTACTCAATGCCATTAATGATTAG
- a CDS encoding COR domain-containing protein, translated as MNNIPQHFLDKIREAKELRLTQLDLSLNWTARDEDKLTKIPEEVFELEWLEVLTLNYNHLTSVPESITRLVNLTELDLRNNGLTTLPESITCLVNLTRLYLSSNGLTTLPESITRLVNLTVLGLSSNGLTTLPESITRLVNLTVLGLSSNGLTTLPESITRLVNLTVLGLSNNGLTILPESITRLVNLRELDLSYNRLTTLPESITRLVNLKELDLRNNPLETPPLEVAKQGIEAIREYFRQKQEEGEDTLYEAKLLIIGEGGAGKTSLAKKIENPDYELTAAEDSTQGIDIKKWVFTRDNQDYRVNIWDFGGQEIYHQTHQFFLTKRSLYVLVADNRKEDTDFYYWLNVVELFSDNSPLLIIKNEKQDRQREINDRQLRGDFTNLKEILPTNLATNRGLDDILTHIKDNISKLPHIGSTLPKTWTRVRDALEKDPRNYISLEEYLSLCENNGFKQRKRQLQLSQFLHDIGVILHFQDSPTSLLYKTVILKPEWGTAAVYKVLDDQTVINNFGRFREADLSDIWQQEDYNNMQGELLALMMRFNLCYKVPNSQVTTYIAPQLLNRNPPKYNWKESNNLILRYTYDFMPKGIISRFIVEMNGYIEQQKYVWKEGVILNKDETKAEVIENYGKREIKIRVVGKYKRDLMTTVTYELDKIHQSYHQLKYKKLIPCNCGTCKDSQEPHFYDYEKGLKWFIENRQPEIQCQKSFQMVNVQGLIDDVMDSQKLSKQQEEEKAALTTFVNIEKQINIHNLKGNVNMEEYPQKNIRFKSAWANGLFYLFIFVVVVALIGFLAGSLPVLSLGLVIIAGILFVPLIGALQLRQDDRLSEKSFLELMKMVIGQLPLIGNMLGNLLDKK; from the coding sequence ATGAACAACATCCCTCAACATTTCCTAGACAAAATACGAGAAGCAAAAGAATTGCGGCTGACACAATTAGATTTAAGTCTTAATTGGACTGCTAGAGATGAGGATAAATTAACGAAAATTCCCGAAGAAGTTTTTGAGTTGGAATGGTTGGAAGTTTTGACGTTAAATTACAACCATTTGACCTCCGTACCCGAATCTATTACTCGCCTGGTCAATTTGACAGAACTTGATTTAAGAAACAATGGACTAACGACTCTCCCCGAATCTATTACTTGCCTGGTCAATTTGACTAGACTTTATTTAAGTTCCAATGGACTGACGACTCTCCCCGAATCTATTACTCGCCTGGTCAATTTGACTGTACTTGGTTTAAGTTCCAATGGACTAACGACTCTCCCCGAATCTATTACTCGCCTGGTCAATTTGACTGTACTTGGTTTAAGTTCCAATGGACTAACGACTCTCCCCGAATCTATTACTCGCCTAGTCAATTTGACTGTACTTGGTTTAAGTAACAATGGGCTAACAATTCTCCCCGAATCTATTACTCGCCTGGTCAATTTGAGAGAACTTGATTTAAGTTACAATCGACTAACGACTCTCCCCGAATCTATTACTCGCCTGGTCAATTTGAAAGAACTTGATTTAAGAAACAACCCTTTAGAAACCCCTCCTTTAGAGGTTGCAAAACAGGGAATAGAAGCCATCCGAGAATACTTTAGACAAAAACAAGAAGAAGGAGAAGATACTTTATATGAAGCAAAACTCCTCATCATCGGTGAAGGCGGCGCTGGTAAAACATCCTTAGCTAAAAAAATAGAAAACCCTGACTATGAACTTACTGCGGCTGAAGATTCTACCCAAGGCATAGATATCAAAAAATGGGTTTTTACCCGAGATAATCAAGATTATCGCGTCAATATTTGGGACTTTGGCGGACAAGAAATTTATCATCAAACTCATCAATTTTTCTTGACAAAACGTTCTCTTTATGTCCTAGTAGCTGATAACCGTAAGGAAGATACCGATTTTTATTACTGGTTAAATGTCGTTGAACTCTTCAGTGATAACAGTCCTCTTTTAATCATCAAAAACGAAAAACAAGACCGTCAACGGGAAATTAATGATCGGCAATTGAGAGGAGACTTTACAAACCTTAAAGAAATCTTGCCTACTAACCTTGCTACTAACCGAGGACTAGACGATATTCTTACACATATTAAAGATAATATATCAAAGCTTCCCCACATCGGCTCAACCCTACCTAAAACTTGGACAAGAGTGAGAGATGCCTTAGAAAAAGATCCTCGCAATTATATTAGCTTAGAAGAATATTTAAGCCTCTGCGAAAATAACGGATTTAAACAGCGAAAACGCCAATTACAACTAAGTCAATTTCTCCATGATATCGGCGTTATTCTTCACTTTCAAGATTCTCCTACATCACTTCTCTACAAAACGGTTATCCTTAAACCCGAATGGGGAACGGCGGCGGTTTATAAAGTCCTCGATGATCAAACCGTTATCAACAATTTCGGACGGTTTAGGGAGGCAGACTTAAGCGATATTTGGCAGCAAGAAGACTATAACAATATGCAAGGAGAACTTTTAGCGTTAATGATGAGGTTTAACCTCTGTTATAAAGTCCCAAACAGCCAAGTTACTACTTATATTGCTCCTCAACTCTTAAACCGTAACCCACCTAAGTATAACTGGAAGGAATCTAATAATCTGATTCTCCGCTATACTTATGATTTTATGCCAAAAGGAATTATTAGCCGCTTTATTGTCGAAATGAATGGTTATATCGAACAGCAGAAATATGTATGGAAAGAAGGAGTTATTTTAAATAAAGATGAGACGAAAGCAGAAGTTATAGAAAACTACGGGAAACGAGAAATAAAAATTAGAGTGGTGGGCAAATATAAACGTGACTTAATGACTACTGTTACCTATGAACTCGATAAAATTCATCAGTCTTATCATCAACTGAAATATAAAAAATTAATACCCTGCAACTGTGGGACTTGTAAAGATAGTCAAGAACCTCACTTTTATGATTATGAAAAAGGGTTAAAATGGTTTATAGAAAATAGACAACCTGAGATACAATGTCAGAAAAGCTTTCAAATGGTTAATGTGCAGGGATTGATAGATGATGTTATGGACAGTCAAAAGCTATCGAAACAACAGGAGGAAGAAAAAGCGGCTTTGACAACTTTTGTAAATATTGAAAAACAGATCAATATACATAATCTTAAAGGAAATGTGAATATGGAAGAATACCCCCAAAAAAATATTAGGTTTAAAAGTGCTTGGGCAAATGGTTTGTTTTATTTATTTATCTTTGTGGTTGTTGTTGCTTTAATTGGCTTTTTAGCGGGTAGTTTACCGGTTTTGTCTCTTGGTTTAGTCATCATTGCTGGTATTTTATTTGTTCCTTTAATTGGGGCTTTACAATTGCGTCAAGATGATCGTTTATCAGAAAAATCTTTTCTAGAATTAATGAAAATGGTTATCGGACAACTTCCTTTAATTGGCAATATGTTAGGAAATTTGCTTGACAAAAAGTGA